The Fluviicola sp. genome segment TATTGTCGGCGATACGACGATTCACGGAGAAGTATTTCAGCATTACAAAGGGAAATACAGGAATGCACCTACAGAATATTACAACAGGGATTCCAGCGGATATGTAGTAAGTCCGAATGGTACGATCGCTTACTCCTATATGGGAGCCCCCATGTCGCTGAGTGCTTCCAATGACGGGTACATGAACCAGGATTATTTCATCGGAGCAAACCAAACCGTTAATACCGCTTTCGGGAGCAAGGAGGCGAGTACCACTTACCTGGAAGTTTCCATGGTAGACGGAACGCCGGTAAACAGTTGCGGAGATCTTTCTGTAAGATTTTACACCTATTATGTTTCCGGATTGGGTTGCACGGGTACCGAAACGGCATACATTGGACCGTTTCAGTCATTATGCGCCATCAAGCGCTCAAAGTTATGTGCTTATTACATTGCTCCATGATGCAATTAAAGATTTAAAAATCCTTCCCCTCGGCTAACTACCTATATGATTAACCACATAGAAACATAGTTCACATAGTTTTTGGATAAAAGCCTTGAAAATAGAGGTTAAATAATTTCTATGTGTTCTATGCGCCTATGTGGTTTTAAAATTTTCTTGCATTTTTTTGAAATAAAATTTGCAGACTTAACAGTGTTAAGTATATTTGTACCATTCAAGATTCAAAATGGGAATAAACGAACGTAAGGAACGGGAAAAAGAAGTGTTGCAAAAAAGCATCCTCACAGCTGCTCGTGAGGTCTTTTTGGAAAAAGGCTTTGACCAGACTTCCATTCGTTCCATTGCCCAAAAAATTGAATACAGTCCCACAACTATTTATTTGTATTTCAAGGATAAAGATGCGATCCTGTATGCCTTGCATACGGAAGGATTCAACCTGCTGGGGAGCAAAATGGAGGTGCTCAATATGGTGGAAAATCCGCTGGAACGAATCAAAGCGATGGGACGTGTGTATATCCAGTTTGCAATGGATTATCCGGATTACTACGACCTGATGTTCGTACAGAAATCACCCATGAACAAACTGGACGAAGATCACGAAGTATGGAGGGAAGGACAAAGCACTTTTGATGCGTTGAAATTCTCTGTTCAACAATGTATAGACCAGGGATACCTTCCGTTCAGGGATGTAGAAGCCGGAGCATACATGTTGTGGTCGACACTGCATGGAATGTGTAATTTATACGATCGTGGCCGCTGCAAGGTATTGGATGAAGAAAAGAGCGAACAAATCGTTGATTTGGGTTTTGCTGAGTTCTTAAGAATGCTCGACGCGTTCGGTCGCTAATTTTTTTAATAACTACTTAACAGTGTTCAGTAAAATAACAATGGTTACTATGAAACAAAAAATGAGCTTTCTGGTTGTGATTTTAGCAAGTATGTTCGTTCATACGCTTGCTCAGTCACAAACCGCACTGGAGAATTATGTCCGGCAGGGACTCGACTCCAACCTGGTGCTTAAACAGCGTTCTGTTCAGTTGGAAAAAGCGCTTCTGACCTTGAATACGGCGAAAAGCAATTTTCTGCCTTCCGTGAATTTCAATGCCTCTTATACAACCGCAGAGGGCGGGCGTTATTCCGAACTTCCGGTGGGAGATATGCTGAACCCGGTTTATACGACTTTAAACCAGATGACCGGAACCAATGCTTTTCCGCAAATCAAGAACGAGCAGATCAACTTCCTTCCGAATAACTTCTACGATACTTACATCCGCACTTCCGTTCCCCTGCTGAACATGGACATTATTTCCAACAAACGCATCCAGGAGCAAAAAGTGGAATTAAGCAGCCTGGATATGCAGGTTTATGCGCGTGAGTTGGTGAAGAACATCAAAGTGGCTTACTACAATGTGATCATGGCTTCCAAATCCGTAGAAGTGTATGAGTCGAACGAAAAGATCCTGGAACAGAATGTGGCTTTGAACGAAGCGTTGATCAAACAGGGAAAAGGTTTGAAAGTGACTTTAGTAAAAGCTCAAACCGAGTTGATGAAAATGAACACTTCAATTTCAACGGCTAAGAACCAATTGAAAAATGCACAGGCCTATTTCAATTTCCTGATCAACAAACCATTGGATTCGGAAATTGTATTAGAAGACGCTTTGTCGGCAAACCCGCAATTGGAAACGAAACAGGAACGGGAAGAACTTCAATTGATCAATCAATCGATCGAAGTACAGGAATCCGTTTTGAAAATGAACAAGAACTATTGGGTACCGAAAATCAACGCATTCCTGGATTTGGGTTCGCAGGGCACGAATTGGGAAGTGAGCAGAAAATCGGCTTACTATATGTTCGGGGTTTCTGCTTCCATTCCCATCTACAACGGTTCCCGCAATCAGCAACAGATCAAACAAACGAAATACGAACTGGAAAATGCACGCTTGCAATTGGACCAGGTAGCACAACAATTGGAACTGCAGCGTACACAAGCATTGCGCAATGTGTTAAACGCACAGGAAAATTGGGAAACGGCTAAAGTTCAATTAGAAGCTTCCAAAGAATACTTTGCGCTGGTTTCCGGTGCAAACAGGGAAGGGCTTACCAATCAGCTGGAATTCATTGATGCCTCCAATCAAGTGACCAATGCTGAATTGTTTGTCCTCATTCAATATCAAAATTACTTGAGTTCACTGGCTGAACTTGAGCGGGCAGCAGCAACATATCCATTGAAATTCAATTAAAAAACTATTCGATTATGAAAAATGTAGTCATTCCGGCGCTGTTTCTTTCATTTTTGGTTGCTTCCTGCGGCTCGAAAGAAAAGCCAACCAATGAAATTCCAAAAGCAGAAATCATCCCGGTAAAACTGGAATCTATCCGGTCGATGAATTCCTACGAAGAAATCCATGTTTCCGGTCAGTTCACCACAGACGATGAAACGTATTTGTCTTTCCTTTCGGGTGGAGTTATCCAGAAGTTATATGTCAAAGAGGGCGATAAAGTGCGCAAAGGACAATTGCTGGCAACCCTGGACCTGACCCTGGTAAAAGCTACCGTGAGCCAGGCAAAACTGGGATTGGAAAAAGCTAAACGCGATTTGGAACGTGCGAAGAATCTGCAAAAAGAAGGCTTTGCAACCCTGGAACAAATGCAAAATGCGCAAACTGCTTGCGATGTTGCACAGGAACAATTGCAATCGGCGTTATTCAACATGAAGTACGCGGAGATCAGAGCCGTTTCAAACGGTTTTATCCTCAAAAAAATGGCTAACCAGGGACAATTGGTGAGCAGCGGAACACCGGTTTTTCAAACAAACGGCGCAGGTTCCAATTCCTTTAAGTTGAAAGTAGGTGTTAGTGACCGGCAGTGGAGCCAGATCCAAATCGGGGACGAAGCAACGGTCCAGGCAGATGTTTTTAAAAACAAGACTTTGAAAGCAAAAGTTTCCCGCAAGTCAGAGAGCATAGACCCGTATAGCGGAACATTTACCGTGGAACTGGAATTGCAGGGCAAATTGCCGGAAGGACTGGCAAGCGGTGTTTTCGGAAAAGCAACGATCAAACTTTCCGAAACTTCCGAGAACTGGAAAATTCCTTACGAAGCATTGCTGGACGGAAACGCAGACGATGGGTATGTCTTTATTTCGAACGATCAGAAAACGGTGAAGAAAGTTCCGGTGAAGATTGAGAACCTCGACCAGAATGTTGTGGAAATCTCCGAAGGCCTGGAAGGATACAAATACGTAATCGTTTCCGGCGGGCCTTACCTGAACGAGAATTCGACCATTTCATCCAAGTAATACTTCGAGCATGAAAATAGCAACTTACGCAGTACGCAACTACCAATTTACTTTGGTGTTGTTCGTCATGGCGATCGCTTTGGGAGTGAATACGCTGTTGACGATGCCTCGAAGTGAGGACCCTGCTACCAATTCCCCGATGTTCCCGGTGATCGTGGTTTATCCCGGAACAAGTCCGTCGGATATGGAAGAATTGGTGGTGAAGCCGCTGGAAAAACAGATTTACAGCCTGGAAAACATCAAACGGATCAAAACCCAGATCAAAGACGGTGTGGCGATCATGCAGGTCGAGTACAAATACGAATCGGACGTGAATGAAAAGTTCCAGGAACTGACCCGCGAAGTCAACGGAATGCGTTCCGAACTTCCGGATGAGATCCTGAGCATCGAAGTGAAGAAACTGGTAGCTTCGGATGTAAACGTCATTCAAACGGCATTGATCAGTGAAAATGCATCGCGGAAATCCCTGAAACGGGTAGCAGAAGATTTGCAGGAAGAACTGGAAAAACTGCCGGAACTGAAGAATGTCAAAATCCACGGTTTGTCGGATGAGCAGGTACGTATTGACCTGAGAACAGATAAACTGGCGCAGTTGCACCTTCCTTTAA includes the following:
- a CDS encoding TetR/AcrR family transcriptional regulator; this translates as MGINERKEREKEVLQKSILTAAREVFLEKGFDQTSIRSIAQKIEYSPTTIYLYFKDKDAILYALHTEGFNLLGSKMEVLNMVENPLERIKAMGRVYIQFAMDYPDYYDLMFVQKSPMNKLDEDHEVWREGQSTFDALKFSVQQCIDQGYLPFRDVEAGAYMLWSTLHGMCNLYDRGRCKVLDEEKSEQIVDLGFAEFLRMLDAFGR
- a CDS encoding TolC family protein, which translates into the protein MKQKMSFLVVILASMFVHTLAQSQTALENYVRQGLDSNLVLKQRSVQLEKALLTLNTAKSNFLPSVNFNASYTTAEGGRYSELPVGDMLNPVYTTLNQMTGTNAFPQIKNEQINFLPNNFYDTYIRTSVPLLNMDIISNKRIQEQKVELSSLDMQVYARELVKNIKVAYYNVIMASKSVEVYESNEKILEQNVALNEALIKQGKGLKVTLVKAQTELMKMNTSISTAKNQLKNAQAYFNFLINKPLDSEIVLEDALSANPQLETKQEREELQLINQSIEVQESVLKMNKNYWVPKINAFLDLGSQGTNWEVSRKSAYYMFGVSASIPIYNGSRNQQQIKQTKYELENARLQLDQVAQQLELQRTQALRNVLNAQENWETAKVQLEASKEYFALVSGANREGLTNQLEFIDASNQVTNAELFVLIQYQNYLSSLAELERAAATYPLKFN
- a CDS encoding efflux RND transporter periplasmic adaptor subunit, which gives rise to MKNVVIPALFLSFLVASCGSKEKPTNEIPKAEIIPVKLESIRSMNSYEEIHVSGQFTTDDETYLSFLSGGVIQKLYVKEGDKVRKGQLLATLDLTLVKATVSQAKLGLEKAKRDLERAKNLQKEGFATLEQMQNAQTACDVAQEQLQSALFNMKYAEIRAVSNGFILKKMANQGQLVSSGTPVFQTNGAGSNSFKLKVGVSDRQWSQIQIGDEATVQADVFKNKTLKAKVSRKSESIDPYSGTFTVELELQGKLPEGLASGVFGKATIKLSETSENWKIPYEALLDGNADDGYVFISNDQKTVKKVPVKIENLDQNVVEISEGLEGYKYVIVSGGPYLNENSTISSK